One Rhea pennata isolate bPtePen1 chromosome 3, bPtePen1.pri, whole genome shotgun sequence DNA segment encodes these proteins:
- the LOC134138933 gene encoding cytochrome P450 2K6-like has protein sequence MDWTSLAAAGLVLILILLLVLKREHYWKNYARKSFPPGPRPLPIIGNLHIMDLKRPYRTMLELSEVYGPVFSIHMGQNKVVVLSGYETVKEALVNHADAFAGRPEIPVLEKSVKGNGILFSQGENWKMMRRFTLTTLRDFGMGKKAIEDFIVEEYGHLVDTIETHKGKPLEMTLMLNAAVANVVVSILLGKRYDYEDPTFKRLLCLVNENVRLLGSPTVSLYNTYPVLGFLLKSHKTLLKNRDEIGDFIKVTFLEHLKTLDKNDQRSFIDTFLVRQQEEKGNTNGYFHNDNLTEIVRNLFAAGMETTSSTLRWGLLLMMKYPEIQKKVQKEIEQVIGSTPPRIKHRTQMPYTDAVIHEIQRFANILPLNLPHATTTDVTLKGYFIPKGTYTIPLLASVLRDKSHWEKPDIFHPEHFLDSEGKFVKKDAFMPFSAGRRICAGETLAKMELFLFFTSLLQRFTFHPPTGVSISDLDLTPAVGFTTPPIAHEVCAVPRFSSFSQVSSFSQDR, from the exons ATGGATTGGAccagccttgctgctgcaggCTTGGTGCTTATCCTGATTCTCCTTCTGGTTCTGAAAAGAGAACACTACTGGAAGAACTATGCAAGAAAGAGCTTTCCCCCAGGACCCAGGCCTCTACCCATCATCGGAAATCTGCACATCATGGATCTGAAGAGGCCTTATCGGACAATGCTAGAG CTGTCCGAAGTGTATGGTCCAGTCTTCAGCATTCACATGGGACAAAATAAAGTGGTGGTGCTGTCAGGGTATGAAACAGTGAAGGAAGCTCTGGTGAATCATGCAGATGCATTTGCAGGAAGACCTGAAATACCAGTCttagaaaaatcagtaaaaggAAACG gaaTTTTATTCTCTCAaggagaaaactggaaaatgatGCGAAGATTTACTCTCACAACCTTACGAGACTTTGGAATGGGCAAAAAGGCCATAGAGGACTTCATTGTGGAAGAGTATGGACACCTGGTAGACACCATTGAGACACACAAAG GGAAACCCCTTGAGATGACCCTGATGCTGAATGCAGCTGTCGCTAATGTCGTTGTGTCCATATTGCTTGGAAAGCGGTATGACTATGAAGATCCCACATTTAAAAGGCTCCTGTGTTTGGTGAATGAAAATGTCAGGCTTCTTGGAAGTCCAACAGTTTCG CTGTACAACACGTACCCAGTCCTTGGATTCCTCCTGAAGAGCCACAAAACCCTTCTGAAGAATAGAGATGAAATTGGTGATTTTATTAAGGTCACTTTTCTAGAACATCTCAAAACCCTCGACAAAAACGACCAGAGGAGCTTCATTGACACTTTTCTCGTCCGACAACAAGAG gagaaaggTAATACCAATGGATACTTCCATAACGACAATTTAACAGAGATTGTGAGGAATCTGTTTGCAGCTGGCATGGAGACCACATCCTCCACTTTACGCTGGGGCCTTCTACTTATGATGAAATATCCTGAAATTCAGA aaaaagtCCAAAAAGAGATAGAGCAAGTGATAGGTTCAACCCCACCACGAATCAAACATCGAACTCAAATGCCATATACAGATGCTGTCATCCATGAAATCCAAAGGTTTGCTAACATCCTGCCTTTGAACTTGCCTCATGCAACTACTACAGATGTCACTCTCAAAGGCTATTTCATTCCCAAG GGAACCTACACCATCCCTTTGCTGGCCTCTGTCCTGCGAGACAAATCTCATTGGGAGAAACCTGACATATTCCACCCCGAGCATTTCCTTGACTCTGAGGGAAAGTTTGTAAAGAAAGATGCTTTCATGCCTTTTTCAGCAG GGCGGAGGATCTGCGCTGGTGAGACTCTCGCCAAAATGgagctcttcctcttcttcacaAGTCTTCTTCAGCGGTTCACCTTCCACCCTCCCACTGGTGTTTCCATCTCAGACCTGGACCTCACTCCTGCCGTTGGATTTACAACCCCCCCAATAGCTCATGAGGTCTGTGCAGTGCCACGTTTCTCGAGCTTTTCTCAGGTATCCTCCTTCTCCCAAGACAGATAA
- the RHAG gene encoding ammonium transporter Rh type A — protein MPSALDTNMRFKFSILALLLEVIIIVLFSLFVEYDSSDGSQNTIYPFFQDVHVMIFVGFGFLMTFLKKYGFSSVGINMLIAALGLQWGTLSQGFWHKKVGKIDVNIKSIINADFSTATALISFGAVLGKTSPVQMLILTILEITIFACNEHLVKEIFQATDAGASMTIHAFGAYFGLAVALVLYRPGLKKKHENEESTYHSDIFAMIGTLFLWLFWPSFNSAVVDDQEYQTKAIINTYYSLAACTVVTFALSSLVDHRGKFSMVLIQNATLAGGVAVGTCADLLIYPFSAMVIGSIAGIISVLGFKFLTPFMASKLNIQDTCGVHNLHGLPGIMGGIAGIIVTAVRTEIRATVHFTPSMQAAALGSTIGIALAGGILTGGILKLPFLGQASDQNCFDDSVYWEVPEEEKLPEIHSNYHDEHNRSEAMM, from the exons ATGCCTTCAGCCCTGGACACCAACATGAGGTTCAAGTTCTCCATCCTGGCTCTTCTTCTGGAAGTGATCATCAttgttttgttcagtttatTTGTGGAATATGACAGCAGTGATGGCTCCCAGAATACTATATACCCAT TCTTTCAGGATGTCCATGTGATGATATTTGTTGGATTTGGTTTCCTGATGacctttctgaagaaatatggATTCAGCAGTGTTGGTATCAACATGCTCATTGCTGCCCTGGGTCTCCAGTGGGGCACCCTATCGCAAGGATTTTGGCACAAGAAAGTAGGGAAAATTGATGTTAATATCAAAAG CATAATAAATGCAGACTTCAGTACAGCAACTGCTTTAATATCATTTGGAGCTGTCCTGGGGAAAACAAGTCCAGTTCAGATGCTGATCTTGACAATTTTGGAGATCACAATCTTTGCATGCAATGAACATCTagttaaagaaatatttcag GCCACAGATGCTGGAGCCTCAATGACTATCCATGCTTTTGGAGCTTATTTTGGTTTGGCTGTAGCCCTAGTCTTGTATCGTCCTggcttgaaaaagaaacatgaaaatgaagaatcaaCCTACCACTCTGACATATTTGCCATGATTG GCACCCTATTCCTTTGGCTGTTTTGGCCCAGTTTTAACTCTGCCGTTGTAGATGACCAAGAGTACCAGACTAAAGCAATTATCAACACTTACTACTCTCTTGCTGCATGTACTGTCGTAACATTTGCCCTCTCCAGCCTGGTGGACCACAGAGGCAAATTCAGTATG GTTCTCATTCAAAATGCCACCCTGGCAGGAGGTGTAGCAGTGGGTACCTGTGCTGACTTGTTAATCTACCCTTTTTCTGCAATGGTCATTGGGAGCATTGCTGGGATCATCTCTGTCCTTGGGTTCAAGTTCTTGACT CCTTTTATGGCCTCCAAGCTGAACATTCAAGACACTTGTGGAGTCCATAATTTACATGGTTTACCTGGAATAATGGGAGGTATTGCAGGCATCATCGTAACTGCAGTGAGAACAGAAATCAG gGCAACTGTCCACTTTACACCTAGCATGCAGGCTGCTGCCCTGGGCAGCACGATTGGAATTGCACTGGCAGGTGGAATATTGACAG GTGGCATTCTAAAGCTGCCCTTCTTGGGACAAGCATCTGATCAGAATTGCTTTGATGACTCTGTTTATTGGGAG GTTCCAGAAGAGGAGAAACTACCTGAAATTCATTCCAACTACCATGATGAGCACAATAGATCTGAAGCCatgatgtag